In Meiothermus ruber DSM 1279, the following proteins share a genomic window:
- a CDS encoding IS630 family transposase — protein MVFLFRLLFPELELEVWGFDEHRIGLKPIRRRVWALRGRTPLAQERPRYRWLYVYAFIRPGTGESEYWLLPSVSVEGFQLVLEAFARLRGAGAGKLVLVVLDQAGWHTSGRVEPARGLGLCYLPSYSPELQPVERVWGLIDAVVANGQVQDEEELWAKVEARCAYLQTQPALIQSYTLFHWWPGGC, from the coding sequence ATGGTTTTCCTGTTCAGGCTGCTCTTTCCTGAACTGGAGTTGGAGGTGTGGGGCTTTGATGAGCACCGAATAGGGCTGAAGCCCATCCGCCGACGGGTATGGGCCTTGCGAGGGAGGACGCCGCTAGCGCAGGAGCGGCCCCGCTATCGCTGGCTGTATGTGTACGCCTTCATAAGGCCGGGTACGGGGGAAAGCGAGTACTGGCTGCTGCCCTCGGTCTCGGTGGAGGGGTTCCAGTTGGTGTTGGAGGCCTTTGCCCGGCTACGGGGGGCGGGGGCGGGCAAGCTGGTACTGGTGGTGCTGGATCAGGCTGGCTGGCACACCTCGGGGCGGGTGGAGCCAGCCAGGGGCTTGGGGCTGTGTTATCTGCCATCCTACTCGCCCGAGTTGCAGCCGGTAGAACGAGTCTGGGGGCTCATCGACGCGGTCGTGGCCAATGGGCAGGTGCAGGATGAAGAGGAGCTGTGGGCCAAGGTGGAAGCCCGGTGCGCTTACCTACAAACCCAGCCCGCGCTTATCCAGAGCTACACCCTATTTCACTGGTGGCCGGGGGGATGTTAG
- a CDS encoding stage V sporulation protein S, protein METLRVSGKSRPNSVAGAIAALLRSQSEVEVQAIGPEAVNQAVKAIAIARGYIAPDNLDLIVKPAFVKLELESEERTALRFTVRSQPLQP, encoded by the coding sequence GTGGAAACGCTGCGTGTATCCGGCAAGTCACGTCCCAACTCAGTGGCCGGCGCGATCGCTGCGCTATTGCGCTCCCAGAGTGAGGTTGAGGTGCAGGCCATCGGCCCCGAGGCGGTTAACCAGGCGGTCAAGGCCATCGCAATTGCCAGGGGTTACATCGCCCCTGACAACCTCGATTTGATAGTAAAACCGGCTTTTGTTAAGCTAGAGCTCGAGAGCGAAGAGCGCACTGCACTTCGCTTCACCGTACGCAGTCAACCCTTGCAACCGTAG
- the cysS gene encoding cysteine--tRNA ligase: MPLQIYNTLKRQKEPFVPATPGYVGIYVCGPTVYSDPHLGHARGPIVYDVLRRWLRYQGYKVRFVSNITDVGHLTDDADQGEDKILRRAKLERLEPMEVAEKYMWSYFDEMQALNVLRPDITPRAAGHIPEQIELTEALLERGHAYVVNGSVYFRVKSWPAFGKLSNRDIEEQEAGARVEVREEKEDPRDFALWKRAEPEHIMRWNSPWGEGFPGWHIECSAMSLKYLGDGFDIHAGGVDLQFPHHEAEIAQAEAAGHPFARYWMHHYHVLLNGQKMAKSTGNLITLAELRARYEPMYIRFYLLNSHYRSVLDFTDEGLEAAKNGYLRLLNAYREVRRLLHNAPAGRHAGLDRAIENLRKDFANALNDDLNTAQAIAAFFNFVTELNKALTERPGRESLQAAEQVFAELGEGVLGLFPARVLEHQLGGALLDGLVNLLLEIREEARRNRNFALSDRIRERLIELGVVVEDTREGPKWKVGT, translated from the coding sequence ATGCCCTTGCAAATCTACAACACCCTCAAACGCCAAAAAGAGCCCTTTGTGCCCGCCACGCCGGGCTACGTGGGCATTTATGTCTGCGGCCCCACAGTCTACTCCGACCCGCACCTGGGGCACGCCCGCGGCCCCATCGTCTACGACGTGCTGCGCCGCTGGTTGCGCTACCAGGGCTATAAGGTGCGCTTCGTCTCCAACATCACCGATGTGGGCCACCTGACCGACGACGCCGACCAGGGCGAAGACAAAATCCTGCGGCGCGCCAAGCTCGAGCGCCTCGAGCCCATGGAAGTGGCTGAAAAATACATGTGGAGCTACTTCGACGAGATGCAGGCCCTGAACGTACTCCGCCCCGACATCACCCCCCGGGCGGCCGGGCACATCCCCGAGCAAATCGAGCTGACCGAGGCCCTGCTCGAGCGGGGGCACGCCTATGTGGTCAACGGCTCGGTCTACTTTCGGGTGAAAAGCTGGCCCGCCTTCGGCAAACTCTCCAACCGCGATATCGAAGAACAGGAGGCCGGGGCGCGGGTCGAGGTGCGCGAAGAGAAGGAAGACCCCCGCGACTTTGCCCTGTGGAAGCGGGCCGAGCCCGAGCACATCATGCGCTGGAACTCGCCCTGGGGGGAGGGCTTTCCGGGCTGGCACATCGAATGCTCGGCCATGAGCCTCAAGTACCTGGGCGACGGCTTCGATATTCACGCCGGCGGCGTGGACTTGCAGTTCCCCCACCACGAGGCCGAAATTGCCCAGGCCGAGGCCGCCGGGCATCCTTTTGCCCGCTACTGGATGCACCACTACCACGTGCTCTTGAACGGGCAGAAAATGGCCAAGAGCACCGGCAATCTGATTACCCTGGCCGAGCTCCGGGCCCGCTACGAGCCCATGTACATCCGCTTTTACCTGCTGAATAGCCACTACCGCAGCGTGCTGGATTTTACCGACGAGGGCCTCGAGGCCGCCAAGAACGGCTACCTGCGCCTGCTGAACGCCTACCGCGAGGTGCGCCGCTTGCTGCACAACGCCCCTGCAGGCCGGCACGCGGGGCTGGATCGGGCCATCGAGAATCTTCGTAAAGACTTTGCCAACGCCCTGAACGACGACCTGAACACCGCCCAGGCCATTGCCGCTTTCTTCAACTTCGTCACCGAGCTTAATAAAGCCCTAACCGAGCGGCCAGGCCGGGAGAGCCTGCAGGCAGCGGAACAGGTCTTTGCCGAATTGGGCGAGGGGGTGCTGGGGCTGTTTCCTGCGCGGGTGTTGGAGCATCAACTGGGCGGTGCCTTGCTGGATGGACTGGTCAACCTGCTGCTCGAGATACGTGAAGAGGCCCGCCGGAACCGCAATTTTGCCCTTTCAGATCGCATTCGTGAGCGCCTGATCGAACTGGGGGTAGTGGTCGAGGATACCCGCGAAGGCCCCAAGTGGAAAGTGGGAACCTAA
- a CDS encoding glutamate synthase-related protein, with product MRFSEAYPGIPNGHDACGIIAIVEKSARPSHANVQRTIESLYRMAHRAGLIRGEGDGTGIQTDLPRELWAGYLYEAGLDSNLAQNPRFFVGHLFIPKSEGARIQELFDLFRVEGSKRGIKLLLERKGETNSRVLGPVGRRTEPLFYQVAGLSTDGDGPLWELGLLLEQRFPVHVVSLSTATVVYKVRGSAEILKRYFPELSRAEYKSTITLGHNRYSTNTMSTFEAVQPFGLLGHNGEINTIERLRREGRFLGIPLTGGSDSQDLNRILEGLLYRFGLSLPEAMDVAFPPILGEIKNYSPALQDLYMNLRQRFGPLAQGPAALVTRHREEAVFATDAMGLRPLWFVETESEYVFSSERGVFTVEEFVSEPRPFAPGEKMYLRLTPDGARLFPFDRHQRLVLERILTKSHHLEGYAAHLAGPRYTAVPPLAGGGEAQVEDRPAPPSLNLERAYGWDRWDAGYLEALAENGNEPIGSLGYDGPIAALNPEKPNLSEFFKETVAVVTNPAIDREREIEHFSTRSILGRRPLPDGRGAGHVEELVVPLLLEETAPSLGAIAQKHGTLTYEEALRRFQHAVLPLQFSVEEGIAAGLKRLQEAAIEAVRGGAELLVLSDRGAFEGGVWLDVYLALAAVGRALEETRDEEGISLRRRTSVLVHSGGVRNLHDLAVCLGLGADAVAPWLMQHKAQASKGTLGLQNLLEGLKKGLEKVISTMGIHEVRGYGRIFSAIGLKPELAEYFGIRNFLGSERAGYGLLELERTLLERLNLLNAEKVVPAKDFRFNSRIFKAAMDVSSGQSPYEHFQEKVRGLERESPVAARQLLGIKFPGKSGVNPEEVDLSVGGHSLPFVITAMSFGSQGEASFRAYIEAAKKLNMVCINGEGGEIPDMLGKYTHWRGQQVASGRFGAHAYMLNSAGFIEIKIGQGAKPGEGGHLPGKKVTAKVAAARNAVPGVDLISPSNNHDLYSIEDLAQLIEELKTVNPKAKVSVKVPVIPGIGTIAVGIAKAGADVIALSGFEGGTGAARWHALKYAGLPVEIGVRRAHRALVRAGMRDRVEIWADGGLKTAYDTLRMVLLGADRVGMATMAMVAIGCTICRQCQMDTCHVGIATQIETVEQAQAHGLKRFVPQELERAVEQLTTFFGAKGQELRRLVAALGAGSLRELVGRSDLLLQESHTDELDLGYFFEPVSAPEWLGERSAHVLRKPLNQLTRSITEVITQAYAEGGRELLFQEGPVGSTDRALGTHLAGEIARRRLYGKGWDAKVEIRFDAGSVAGNGVAAFNVEGIEIVVEGGAQDGIAKNAYGGKVAILKGRNPFGQYVDGSVGKSFAYGAIGGLLIVEGQADSRFCIRLSGADVVLAGEPDRPVQDELGNIAARAQAKGFAFEYMTRGRAVVLGDPGPWICSGMTGGRVYLRYWPEMGLNEEAMQRRLAKGARVVIQKLDERGIADVRELMSAYLDALRAAEREDKAERLLRLLADPAAHFRMVLPVNQQVAQEVSTE from the coding sequence ATGAGATTTAGTGAGGCATACCCTGGTATACCAAATGGTCACGACGCTTGCGGAATTATCGCCATCGTCGAGAAAAGTGCACGTCCAAGTCACGCCAACGTGCAACGCACCATCGAAAGCCTCTACAGGATGGCGCACCGGGCCGGTTTGATTCGGGGGGAAGGCGATGGCACAGGTATCCAGACCGACCTACCGCGTGAGCTCTGGGCCGGCTACCTCTATGAGGCGGGTCTGGACAGCAACCTGGCGCAGAACCCCCGCTTTTTTGTGGGACACCTGTTTATCCCCAAGTCCGAGGGGGCGCGCATTCAGGAGCTGTTCGACCTGTTCCGGGTAGAGGGCTCCAAGCGGGGCATCAAGCTCCTTCTGGAGCGCAAAGGGGAGACCAACAGCCGGGTGCTGGGGCCGGTGGGCAGGCGCACCGAGCCGCTTTTCTACCAGGTGGCAGGCCTCTCCACCGACGGTGACGGCCCCCTGTGGGAGCTGGGCCTCTTGCTCGAGCAGCGCTTCCCGGTGCACGTGGTCTCCCTCTCCACCGCCACCGTGGTTTACAAGGTGCGCGGCTCGGCCGAGATTCTCAAGCGCTACTTTCCGGAGCTCTCCCGGGCCGAGTACAAGTCCACCATCACCCTGGGCCACAACCGCTACTCCACCAACACCATGTCCACCTTCGAGGCGGTGCAGCCCTTTGGCCTCCTGGGCCACAACGGCGAGATCAACACCATCGAGCGTCTGCGGCGCGAGGGGCGCTTTCTGGGCATCCCGCTCACCGGCGGCTCCGACTCGCAGGATCTGAACCGGATTCTGGAGGGCTTGCTTTACCGCTTTGGCCTTTCCTTGCCGGAAGCCATGGATGTGGCTTTCCCTCCCATCCTGGGTGAGATTAAGAACTACTCCCCGGCCTTGCAGGATCTGTACATGAACCTGCGCCAGCGTTTTGGTCCGCTGGCCCAGGGCCCCGCGGCCCTGGTGACCCGCCACCGCGAGGAGGCGGTGTTTGCCACCGATGCCATGGGGTTGCGTCCTTTGTGGTTTGTTGAGACCGAGTCGGAGTACGTTTTTAGTTCGGAGCGGGGGGTGTTTACCGTAGAGGAGTTTGTCTCGGAGCCGCGCCCTTTTGCTCCTGGCGAGAAGATGTACCTGCGCCTGACCCCCGACGGGGCCCGGCTCTTCCCCTTCGACCGCCACCAGCGGCTGGTGCTCGAGCGCATCCTGACCAAGTCCCACCACCTCGAGGGTTACGCCGCCCACCTGGCCGGGCCCCGCTACACCGCGGTGCCCCCGCTGGCAGGGGGTGGCGAGGCCCAGGTGGAGGACAGGCCTGCCCCGCCCTCGCTGAACCTCGAGCGGGCCTACGGCTGGGATCGCTGGGATGCGGGCTACCTCGAGGCCCTGGCCGAAAACGGCAACGAGCCCATCGGCTCGCTGGGCTACGACGGCCCCATCGCCGCCTTGAACCCCGAGAAACCCAACCTCTCGGAGTTCTTCAAGGAAACCGTGGCGGTGGTGACCAACCCGGCCATTGACCGCGAGCGCGAGATCGAGCACTTCTCCACCCGCAGCATCCTGGGCCGCCGCCCGTTGCCCGATGGGCGCGGGGCGGGCCACGTGGAAGAGCTGGTGGTGCCGCTGCTGCTCGAGGAGACCGCGCCCTCGCTGGGGGCCATCGCCCAGAAGCACGGTACCCTGACCTACGAGGAGGCCCTGCGCCGCTTCCAGCACGCTGTTTTGCCGTTGCAGTTTTCGGTAGAGGAAGGAATCGCCGCCGGGCTTAAGCGCCTCCAGGAGGCAGCGATTGAAGCGGTTCGCGGCGGTGCGGAGCTCCTGGTGCTCTCGGATCGGGGGGCTTTTGAAGGGGGCGTCTGGCTGGACGTGTACCTGGCTTTAGCAGCGGTGGGCCGGGCCCTGGAGGAGACCCGCGACGAGGAAGGAATCTCATTGCGCCGGCGCACCTCGGTGCTGGTGCACTCGGGCGGGGTGCGCAACCTGCACGACCTGGCGGTCTGTCTGGGGCTGGGGGCTGATGCGGTGGCCCCCTGGCTGATGCAGCACAAAGCCCAGGCGTCCAAGGGTACGCTGGGTTTGCAGAACCTGCTCGAGGGCCTCAAGAAGGGCCTGGAGAAGGTGATCTCCACCATGGGCATCCACGAGGTGCGGGGCTATGGGCGCATCTTCAGCGCCATTGGTCTCAAGCCCGAGCTGGCCGAGTACTTTGGCATCCGCAACTTTTTGGGTTCCGAGCGGGCGGGCTATGGCCTGCTGGAGCTCGAGCGCACCCTGCTGGAGCGGCTCAACCTGCTCAACGCCGAGAAAGTAGTTCCGGCCAAGGACTTCCGCTTCAACTCCCGCATCTTCAAGGCGGCCATGGATGTCTCCTCGGGCCAGTCGCCCTACGAGCACTTCCAGGAAAAAGTACGGGGGCTCGAGCGCGAATCACCGGTGGCGGCCCGGCAGCTGCTGGGGATTAAGTTCCCGGGCAAGTCTGGGGTCAACCCCGAAGAAGTAGACCTGAGCGTGGGTGGACACTCGCTGCCCTTTGTGATCACCGCCATGAGCTTCGGCTCCCAGGGTGAGGCCAGCTTCCGGGCCTACATCGAGGCCGCCAAAAAGCTCAATATGGTCTGCATCAACGGCGAGGGTGGCGAAATCCCCGATATGCTGGGCAAGTACACCCACTGGCGCGGCCAGCAGGTGGCCTCGGGCCGTTTTGGGGCGCACGCCTACATGCTCAACTCGGCGGGCTTCATCGAGATCAAGATCGGCCAGGGGGCTAAGCCCGGTGAAGGGGGCCACCTGCCCGGCAAAAAAGTTACCGCTAAGGTGGCCGCAGCCCGCAACGCGGTACCGGGCGTAGACCTCATCTCACCCTCCAACAACCACGACCTCTACTCCATCGAAGACCTGGCCCAGCTCATCGAGGAGCTCAAAACCGTCAACCCCAAGGCCAAGGTCTCGGTCAAGGTGCCGGTGATCCCGGGTATCGGTACCATTGCGGTGGGTATCGCCAAGGCCGGGGCCGATGTCATCGCCTTGTCGGGCTTCGAAGGGGGCACCGGGGCGGCCCGCTGGCACGCCCTCAAGTACGCCGGTCTGCCGGTGGAGATTGGGGTGCGCCGGGCCCATCGGGCGCTGGTGCGGGCGGGTATGCGCGACCGGGTCGAAATCTGGGCCGATGGCGGCCTCAAAACCGCCTACGACACCCTCCGCATGGTGCTGCTGGGCGCCGACCGGGTGGGCATGGCGACCATGGCCATGGTGGCGATTGGCTGTACCATCTGCCGCCAGTGCCAGATGGACACCTGCCACGTGGGCATCGCCACCCAGATTGAAACCGTGGAACAGGCCCAGGCCCACGGGCTCAAGCGCTTTGTGCCGCAAGAGCTCGAGCGGGCCGTGGAGCAGCTCACCACCTTTTTTGGGGCCAAGGGCCAGGAGCTGCGGCGGCTGGTGGCAGCCCTGGGGGCCGGCAGCCTGCGCGAGCTGGTGGGTCGCAGCGACCTGCTTTTGCAGGAAAGCCATACTGACGAACTCGACCTGGGCTACTTCTTTGAGCCGGTCTCGGCCCCGGAGTGGCTGGGCGAGCGTTCGGCCCATGTGCTGCGCAAGCCCCTGAACCAGCTCACCCGCTCGATTACCGAGGTGATCACCCAGGCCTATGCCGAGGGTGGGCGTGAGCTGTTGTTCCAGGAAGGGCCGGTGGGCTCCACCGACCGGGCCCTGGGCACCCACCTGGCCGGGGAAATTGCCCGCCGCCGCCTGTATGGCAAGGGCTGGGACGCCAAGGTGGAGATTCGCTTCGATGCTGGTAGTGTGGCCGGCAACGGGGTGGCCGCGTTCAATGTGGAGGGGATCGAGATTGTGGTGGAAGGGGGCGCCCAGGACGGCATCGCCAAGAACGCCTACGGCGGCAAGGTGGCCATCCTGAAGGGCCGCAACCCCTTTGGGCAGTACGTGGACGGCTCGGTGGGCAAATCCTTTGCCTATGGGGCCATCGGCGGCCTGCTGATTGTGGAAGGGCAGGCCGACAGCCGCTTCTGCATCCGCCTTTCCGGGGCCGATGTGGTGCTGGCCGGCGAGCCCGACCGTCCGGTGCAGGACGAGCTGGGTAATATCGCGGCCCGGGCCCAGGCCAAGGGTTTCGCCTTCGAGTACATGACCCGCGGTCGGGCGGTGGTGCTGGGCGACCCCGGCCCCTGGATCTGCTCGGGTATGACCGGCGGGCGGGTCTACCTGCGCTACTGGCCTGAGATGGGCCTGAACGAAGAGGCCATGCAACGCCGGCTGGCCAAAGGGGCCAGGGTGGTCATCCAGAAGCTGGATGAGCGGGGTATTGCCGATGTGCGCGAACTGATGAGCGCCTACCTCGACGCTTTGCGGGCGGCGGAGCGGGAGGACAAAGCTGAGCGGCTGCTCCGGCTCTTGGCCGACCCCGCGGCCCACTTCCGCATGGTGCTGCCCGTCAACCAGCAGGTGGCCCAGGAGGTCAGCACCGAGTAA
- a CDS encoding type II toxin-antitoxin system RatA family toxin, translating to MPEVISELYIPKPPKEVYAAARDLAGLKPYLKDVETLEVLEDHGSTSRTRFVAVAMGKKVHWIEEERWFDAELRNEFDSKEGDFDVYRGSWTFLPEGEGTRAVLKLEYELNIPIFGGLLQKLVKKLMQENVDDLLRGLKERCTAA from the coding sequence ATGCCAGAAGTGATCTCCGAACTCTACATCCCCAAACCTCCCAAGGAAGTCTATGCCGCCGCGCGCGACCTGGCCGGCCTTAAGCCCTACCTCAAGGACGTGGAGACCCTCGAGGTGCTGGAAGACCACGGCAGCACCTCGCGCACCCGCTTCGTGGCCGTGGCGATGGGCAAAAAGGTGCACTGGATCGAGGAGGAGCGCTGGTTCGACGCCGAGCTGCGCAACGAGTTCGACAGCAAAGAGGGCGACTTTGATGTCTACCGGGGCTCCTGGACCTTCCTGCCCGAGGGGGAGGGCACCCGGGCGGTGCTGAAGCTCGAGTACGAACTCAACATCCCCATCTTTGGCGGCTTGCTGCAAAAACTGGTCAAAAAGCTCATGCAAGAAAACGTCGACGATCTACTGCGCGGCCTCAAGGAGCGCTGCACCGCGGCTTGA
- a CDS encoding winged helix-turn-helix domain-containing protein, protein MQLAQHQRRPRLELQLRHHPDHLHALYRESQDQTERARWHALWLLARGQSIPEVARNLGYTDRWVRQVIHRYNQGLPMKNLRHENKGRAPLVPPELQEPFRQALLQPHPRDGLWSIRHAAEWLAERLGRPVDGRRAWYWMRRLGLAPLRPRPRHREADAKRQEAFKKSSF, encoded by the coding sequence ATGCAACTGGCCCAACATCAGCGCCGCCCCCGGTTGGAACTCCAACTGCGACACCATCCGGATCACCTCCACGCCCTCTACCGGGAGTCCCAAGACCAGACCGAACGCGCCCGCTGGCACGCTCTCTGGCTGCTGGCCAGGGGTCAGAGCATCCCCGAGGTAGCCAGGAATCTGGGCTATACCGATCGCTGGGTGCGTCAGGTGATCCACCGCTACAATCAGGGCCTGCCTATGAAGAATCTGCGGCACGAGAACAAAGGCCGGGCCCCCCTCGTACCGCCCGAACTCCAGGAACCCTTCCGCCAGGCCCTCCTCCAGCCCCATCCCAGGGACGGGCTTTGGAGCATACGCCACGCGGCGGAGTGGCTGGCTGAAAGGCTGGGACGTCCGGTGGATGGGCGGCGGGCCTGGTACTGGATGCGTCGCCTGGGCCTGGCCCCGCTGCGCCCCCGGCCGCGCCACCGGGAGGCGGATGCGAAGCGGCAGGAGGCTTTCAAAAAAAGCTCTTTCTGA
- a CDS encoding zinc metallopeptidase, with amino-acid sequence MTITFVLMIAVFVATLFIQFWLQRTYARYSRVANSRGVTGEQVARAILDAYGLHNVRVEMVPGALTDHYDPIAKAVRLSEPNFHSPSAAALAVAAHEVGHAIQDAKSYAWLRVRHSILPVANIGSMFGPWIFILGMFMGATGLMNIGIWLFAAAALFQLVTLPVEFDASNRALNILKKMNFLDKSEMDGARAVLTAAAMTYVAALANSLATILHYVAIMTSQRE; translated from the coding sequence ATGACCATAACGTTCGTACTGATGATTGCGGTTTTTGTAGCCACGCTGTTCATACAGTTCTGGCTCCAGCGCACCTATGCCCGTTATAGCCGGGTCGCCAACAGCCGGGGGGTGACGGGAGAACAGGTTGCCCGCGCCATCCTGGATGCTTACGGCTTGCATAACGTTCGGGTCGAGATGGTACCAGGGGCCCTGACCGACCACTACGACCCCATCGCCAAGGCTGTGCGTCTGTCGGAGCCTAACTTTCACTCGCCTTCAGCGGCGGCGCTGGCCGTGGCCGCCCACGAGGTGGGGCATGCTATCCAGGACGCCAAAAGCTACGCCTGGTTGCGGGTGCGGCACAGCATCCTGCCGGTTGCCAATATCGGCAGCATGTTTGGCCCCTGGATTTTCATTCTGGGTATGTTCATGGGCGCAACTGGGCTGATGAACATTGGTATCTGGCTCTTTGCAGCGGCCGCGCTGTTCCAGCTCGTAACCCTGCCGGTGGAGTTCGACGCCTCCAACCGGGCCCTGAACATCCTCAAAAAGATGAACTTCCTCGACAAAAGCGAGATGGATGGCGCCCGGGCCGTTCTGACGGCGGCGGCCATGACCTACGTGGCGGCTCTAGCCAACTCGCTGGCTACCATTTTGCACTATGTAGCGATCATGACCTCGCAGCGCGAGTAG
- a CDS encoding IS5 family transposase (programmed frameshift) yields MPTRRFYPSDLSDAEWALLEPLIPAPKPGGRPAKVPRREIVNAILYVLENGIKWRAMPHDLPHWSTVYHYFRKWQKEGVWERAVQTLARRDREREGRYASPSALVLDSQSVKTTEKGGPGGNDGAKKVKGRKRQILTDTGGRLLKAFVHPANEHDKRGGQALLLGMDLSLWPRVRKLFVDWGYRGLAGLASSLGLEMEVVARPYAGVRGVWVREGEETPEIPRESGFKPLPKRWVVERTFAWLGRNRRLGKDYEYHPEATEAWMYLGMIRLLVKRLARAA; encoded by the exons ATGCCTACACGTAGATTTTACCCCAGCGACCTCTCGGACGCAGAGTGGGCCTTGCTGGAACCCTTGATCCCCGCCCCCAAGCCCGGCGGCCGACCCGCCAAGGTGCCCAGAAGGGAAATAGTGAACGCCATACTCTACGTCCTGGAAAACGGCATCAAGTGGCGGGCTATGCCCCATGACCTGCCCCACTGGTCTACGGTCTACCACTACTTCCGCAAGTGGCAGAAGGAGGGGGTATGGGAGAGAGCCGTCCAAACCCTGGCCCGCCGGGACCGGGAACGAGAAGGGAGGTATGCTTCCCCCAGCGCCTTGGTCCTAGACAGCCAGTCCGTCAAGACCACGGAAAAAGGGGGCCCCG GGGGAAACGACGGGGCAAAGAAAGTAAAAGGGAGGAAACGGCAGATTCTGACGGACACCGGGGGGCGTCTTTTGAAGGCCTTTGTCCATCCGGCTAACGAGCACGACAAGAGGGGTGGGCAGGCCTTGCTTTTGGGGATGGACCTTTCCTTGTGGCCCCGGGTGCGCAAGCTTTTCGTGGACTGGGGGTACCGGGGTCTTGCGGGACTGGCTTCCTCCCTGGGGTTGGAGATGGAGGTGGTGGCTCGTCCCTACGCGGGGGTGCGAGGGGTCTGGGTGCGGGAAGGAGAGGAGACGCCGGAGATTCCGCGGGAGAGTGGGTTCAAGCCTTTGCCCAAGCGGTGGGTGGTGGAGCGGACCTTTGCCTGGCTGGGGCGGAACCGACGGTTGGGGAAGGATTACGAGTACCATCCTGAGGCAACGGAGGCCTGGATGTACTTGGGCATGATACGCTTACTGGTGAAGCGGCTGGCCAGGGCCGCGTAG